In the genome of Phragmites australis chromosome 9, lpPhrAust1.1, whole genome shotgun sequence, the window atagataaatattagataaagATAAATACATAGTTAAGATAAACCATATGCCCACATCATTAGTATTTTATATCTCATCTCCGACTTCGTACACTTATGCAGAAAAGGCTATTATTATCGATCCATAACTAACATTATTATCAATTTTTAAATCATGAGTAATATAATTATCATTATCGATTCATAATatgaactaacagtgataaCCTCGTTATCACTATCAGTTAACCTCTTAAGTGGGATGCATGGCCGCACATCGGGATCCTCTTCAGTCCATGGGGCCTGTGACAGGAAAGAAGGTGTTATGCGTTGGAAATACTGTTCACAAACATGGACAGTATGTATGGTACTGTAGCACCTCGTGTACCATGGCATCAAGTTAGATATAAGATTAATTGATAAGATCAGATTGGGATCAGATCTATTAGTTACTTTTAAGAtaagatttatttatttaaattgttATGGTTGGCTCTTTATATAAAATAGCCATAGTGTAACCTAACCCATTGTGTAGATAACACTATTTATACTATAAAgcgtgagttttttttataattatttctcACTTAACAATTTTCTAcctaaatcaatttgatgacaTTAGATTCGTtgcataattttcatataaggaaaaatgcaaaaccccTCTAAAaatcacttgaattttgactttttctaaaaaaattgttttgttgaaaaaaaaaccccaaagattcggttttattgcaaaaacacctcaaaaattcaaaacattttaaaaaaatcacaaattttttttaaaaaaaactagagacaattttaagagTTCTGtgaatttgtttttcaaaaataatatcctttgcatcatatttcatgaagagtaaaattgaaaaaaaaacgtgcagctcatttattaattcgagttaaatgcataattaattatttactaatccaaaaatcatgaaaccaatttttttagtcttcttacatgatcctctatcttctaaaaatacatgaaattttgaaatagttattgtaatgtgcaggattgagtaaatatattgcagatagattaattcataactaatccataacacctctaaaattagtgaaaccacttttattagtttatttaaacaataatttgtgtagaaaaaataataatagatatgacaaaattaaaataacataagttaataaatgagctgcacgtttttctttttttttcaaattttctctctatgaaatatgacaGCGGTGGGGTGGATTAGAGCCCCAGCCGGCTGCCCCTCTCTTGCCGCATCTAGAGAAGAGATGGAGGGCCTACCACTCTCCCATACCTCGTCGTCTCCCACCGCAACTCCTTTGCCACAGATCTGCCATCGGTCTCCACGATCGGCCTCCTAAACGGCGATCAACGCCACACTACTACCGTTGATCAAGAATTCGTCGCAATTTGCTACGCCAAAAGGCGACTGATGGGATGCGGCAAAGTCGGCCCTCCTTCCTCCCGCCGAGGTCATCTCATGTCGagaggcaacgcctccctccccttccccgCCCACCCTTCACTAGTACTGGACTGGATTAATTTGCTTCATAGTACCCTGCTAATCTAATCTAATTTTGATCAATGGTTCGATTAAGTTCATCTTCTCCAGCACGCAGGAGCAATATACGCGAGGCGCGGGCGGGTGCAACGTTCACTCTCCCCTCTCAGCAACAATTTCGGGGTTCAACTGAACCCCCATGCCCTATGTCAGGTACGCCCCTGCCCAGGCCTTGCAACCGCAGCTAGTGGGTGGATGGTGAGTGGGGCCTGCCGCCATTGGGCAGGAAACTCTAGCGTTTAAGCCGCAATGGCTGATGCAGCCACTGGGCACGGTCAAGGCCGCTGGCGCAGCGAGCCTCTAGGCTGCAGCCTCCTCCTGCGCAAGTGAACTCCACTGGCCTTGTCAGATTTGTCTGTTATAGTTCAATATGCTACTAGTCACGGCTCTGTGGTGTACATATGTCCTCttctaaaaaaaagagatgagGTATTTTGATTTGCTTATTTCATATCGTTGCCTCACACTTCATGTTCATTGTTATATGCGTGTATGGTTTGCTCGGTAAAATGCACAGCAGCTCTGACCACTGACTATGCTCTGGTTCCTGTTGATTTCATAGGTCATGACCAATGGTCACGAATGGATGGCAATGGCTTGGGTGAGAACTGTGTGAGCAGATGCAAGCAGGCCACCTCTCccatatttgatttttttttcttctgatttcAGAGGATCGTATGTGTCGCGAACTTACAATTGCATGTGCCATCAAATCGTAGGTGTTGAGTCATATTTTGATCATGTGAAAAGGTAAACTACAGTGACGGCCCTgacctcttttttttctcttgattttagatgataGTATGTGTTGCAAACTTATAATTGCACGTGCCGACGTATCATAGGTGTCGATTCATGCTTGAACCATGTGAAAAAGGTAAAATACATCCAGTATTTCAGTTAGCACGAATGTAGGTTTAGTTACtctatttttagtttctttGTTTGGATAATGCTAACATCACAATCAATCAATAACTTAATTGTGGTTTTCCAGTACAGCTAGCTCACCCATTCTACTTTGAAAGTGTCTTCATCTCCATAGGTAATTTACCATAATCCAAAGCTACATGGGATCAATGATTTACTTCTGAACTAAGAATGCAACCGAAACTGATGTTTAGGCATTTGTCATCCAATAATTAGAAATTAAAATGGACTTTGTTCCTTAAATAGTGTAATACTCGCATTTGTTCTGAGAATTAACTCACAAAACCTGCATTTCTAACTCAACAAATCCATGTTATACTACTATGAAATGAACCCATTTTCCAGTTATGAATAATATTTGTATGTTTGGTTCCTAATAACACTTGCGTGGTGGTCAAAAGCATTCTAGCAAGACAGGTGCAACTTTTTGAAACAGAATACTTTGTTGGGCCAGTGTAGATAAGCCTTAAGTTTTTGACCCTCGATTCTATTGGTCTGATTTGTGAACAGAGAAGTTACTTAGGTGCAAATGCATAccttttgtttcaatttttcttttctttttttgcataGGTTATATAATGTGGTAGATTTTGTTTCAAAATAATTAGCAATGTATGTCAGAATCCATGCAAGTACATAGATGCAGTTGTTTTGCGACAAATAATTGTCCATGCCAAACGTCAATTGATAGATTTGCTGGAACAATGTTAATTTTGCATCTATTGGTTTTCTTGCACTGATTGTGTCTGATTGCATCATTGTTGGCAAGCTTATGAGGTTTGTTGGCAAGCTGCATGGTGTTTCTCTTTTAGTTGGAATTTGCTGCAGCTCAAATAGGGATAGGTGCCTACTGCCAAACTTCATAAAGCAAAAATCACTTTGTTGTTCGTGTTCATGTTATAATTCGGTACAAAacaatttaatattttatttgtaatcaTTTTTATGGTGAAAATTTTGAGAATATCGATATAATATGTTATCTTTAGAGTGATATACTATCGTAATAGTAGAACATGCATTCGAAACATTTTGATACCGTTGCAACACACGGGAATTGTACTGTTTACTTCAAGTTCAGTATTCTGGCTCCTAAATTGAAATATTAGGTGACATTTTACTTCAGTTTACAGTTTGCACTGGATTTGTAAGGAGAGATACCCAACCACCGAATTAGCACTTCTTCCTGCATTTCTATGGCTTTCCATTTTAATATGTCGATATTCCTACAATGTTTTCTAAAGTTAATTTTAGGTCACAAAACTGCAGTTAGAGACAACAAAACTAAGATTAAATGCCTCTCGCTCTTAATTTGAATCCCCCTCTTGTTTCAGCTCATTAGAGAGTAGGCTCTGAGACATAACATGGTTAGTAAATTTTCTCTTCTTCTGTTGAATCATAAGAAATACTCCTCTTATCACTTCGGAGTAGGTGTAAGTCTCTGATATGTCTACAATCTTGAAATCTTAAACATACAAGATAGTGGAAGCACCTTAGCTAATGTTCACCGTGAAGCTGACCTGAAGCAAAGTAGGGGTGTTGGAACTACTAGGATGGCACCAAAGTATCAGTCAGATGCAGCGTACGTCGTTTCTCACTCATTATTGTTGATTGAAATTATTTTCTTGATGTTACCTTTAAAGGTTGTGTTAATGGTTCAGCCAGGTATCGCTTAAAAGCCCAAATTAGAGATGGTTGCAACAACAAAATTTACTCCATGTGAAGATGTGAACAAGtgaaataaagataataagAACGTCTCTCAACGTGGGGACTTGAATAGTAGTCGCTCATCATAAGATAGTATTATGTTTAAACCTTCAGTTATGGATATAGTTTGATCGTTCCTCTACTTTTATATAACATTGTTTGTATCAGCACTAACTTTGTCTTTTAAGAAAGCTCTAGATTAGATACATGGTTCGGTAGTTCGTATAAATTTTTATCTCTCGTTGCAACATACGGGTATTATGCTAGTTAGCATGACAAAATGATGAGCTAATTCGCCGGATAAGCAATTGGAGTTGTTAGAGGAGATCCATCCTTTTAATTTAAAAGATTGGCAACTGCAACGCAATCTCAGCAAATCTTGTATTAAACGAAATCCGTTCTTTTTTAATAAAGAGTGAACGGGATTTCTTTCGCAAAGAAAAAGGATTAAACGAGATCGTTccttttaataaaaaaaaagaagtgtcTCGTACATCTGCACAAAGAAATCGGGAAACTGTGATCCACGAGTTCCTGCATCACGGGGTTGTCAAAAACAATAGAGTACTCTTGCAAGATGACAAAGGAGGAGGCTGAAGTGACGGGCTCATGACAAGACCTGAAGTGGCGGGCAATCTCTTCCTAAACTACACGCATTTAGCCGAGCTAACCAGTCTAGCGACGGCCAATGATCTACTTAATACGGCCTTAATCATGGTGGAACGGTGCGGTTTAGGAGGCTGGCTAGGAGCTTAGTCACGGTCTAGATGAGCACAGCTCACCGTGGTGGACAACTACCAGTACTCCAAGGAAGATCGAAGCCGTCTCGTTTGACCATGACCTGCTATTAGGACCGGATGTTGAGTCAGCTCAGCTCGGCTCGGTAACAAAACGAGCAAAAAAAACTTGGCTTGGACGGGAGTAGGAGCGCGCCGTGGGTGAGGAGACCTGCAGTGGGAGCCGTTGAGGCGTGGCTGTGTTAGCATGCGCATTCGTCAGTTGGGGAGCAGCCGCATGAGAGTGCGTTTGCGCCTTGGAGATGGTTGGTAGGGAAGTGGCCATGCATGAGCGTGTCTGCGCGTTGGCAATGTGGTCACGTCCACGCGTGGGCTTCGACCGGCAAGGGAGTGGTCGAGCTAGCGTGGCGGGGGAGCGACCGAGCAGGCATGGTGGTGTCTTGAATAGGTGAGAGTAGCGAATAGAGATGTGATGCTCAGATCCCTAACAATGGGATCGAATCGGCTCGGTTGCGCTTCAGGTAGAGCTATATGTCACTCAATGCCGCATTTCAAGACTTGGACATCTAGAAGTACAACCTCTAGGGCCACGATCACGTGACAGACATGGCTGGCTACATGGTCCTCGCTTGGCTCCCTAGGCAATTAGCGAGCTAGCTCGAGCTATCTCATTAACGAAATGAGCTAAATCTTTAGTTTCACCAAAAATAGGATCGAGCAGAGCTGAGCTAAGCTAAAAAAGATCCGAGCTGCTCGCGAGTTAAAAGCTTTTCGTCCAGCTCTAGCTACGTGATACCTATATCTTGCCGAATAAAAGTCCCCAATTTGGGGCATTGTTTGGCTGGAAGATCAGAGTTAAGTTCACAGAAATTATAAAGAAGTTAAATAATGGTTGCTGCTGGTTGGTTGGAGCTTCTGACCGGGCAGCGCTCCTAGAAAGTTTCAGAGAAAGAGGAGCAAAATGGTAGTAGCACAGCAAGGCAACCGCACAGTTCTGATCCCCTAGCAGCCGGAAAGAAGTCACAAGTCGAACAGTTTTCAGCCTCGagatttcagttttttttttctttcagaatATCTACAGAACAGAGCCAAAGATAACCCTAGAGCTTCAGAGGCAAAAACAGTCGTTGCGTGCCTGTAAACGCATATAAACGGGAATGGACAAACTTGCACGGCGATTGCCTTGTGCTGGCACAACGCCCGTTCGGAATTAGAAGGTGGTTAGTGATACGAGACGAGCTACATTTAGCTCGTCTCCTGAAAGATGTGGATCAGACGAATTTCAGAGCTGGTTCTAAGATGTCCTAAAATTGGGGTTTTCTTTCTGAATCTATGGAGTCAGATCTATCTCAGGCTAATGACGTGTGGGCGTAATAATTTCAAGTTGATTTCACGAAAGAGAACTCCAAGAGGACAAAGCCACAGTTGATTTCACTAAATTTCAAGTCTCGATTTTCCAAGCCTGCGTGAGACTGTAGAAGTAGAACCCATTTCATCCAAGATTTCAGAAGGGAACAACAGTTACATATTAGTTAACTTATCTAAATAACTAACTCAACTGAATGGCCTTGGTGGATGCATGTAAGCACCATCTAAAACGGCTTTGCAACTGCAGATTTCACATGGTAAAGACGGTGCATACATAGGATCAAACCATTTTGCATCTAGTGGATTACAGTAAGAAACCGGTCTAGTGGTTGCAGCGTCCTGGGTCACCTGACTTGCCCATGGATAATTTAGGATGGAGGTGATGTGATTAGTGTCCACCCCCTGGCTTCCTGCGTGGATCATGTTTAGAGTTGGATCCACCATAGTCATAATCCTGAAGCTCTGTCAGATACCTCCTGCTGATGTGTCCCTACATAATGTAATTCTTTGTAAAGATTTCTTTCCAGAAAAAAAGGTTAACAGCACTCGTACTAAAACAGCATGACCGCACATGAGCTTTTCTTTGCTCAAGTTCTCCTTATAAAATCAGAGGATCACATCTCACAAAATTACGAAACGGGAATTAGAAAAACTTTCAGGTAACTTTGTTCATACGACTTTCTGTCTGTCAGGGCCAAACACAGCAGTCAACTTTAGTTAAAGCGATTAAAGATACATGCCAAACCCATTAGATCTGATATGATGATTCTTAAAAACAATGTCAACTATATCATTTTactgagagaaaaaaaaaggaaaagaaaaccaGCTGCTTTATTTCTGACTGACGATTTCACCCAAGATTAGCATATACAGACCTCTACCCCTTTCGAAGTACTAACTTCATAATTGTCTCCTGTTGTTGCAGTTTGTCCTGCATTAAAAAACAACAGGAATCATGTTCCATTAATCTTTAACGCAAATATACAATCAACACGGTGAAAAATAATATGAAATATCATACCTGAATTTGCGCTATTGAGCAATAGAAGGATCACAAGGATGACGGTGTGGATGAGCTTGGGTTTAGGCATTATGGTTTCACGCGGTGATATGAAACAGTTATATCCTTCTCCTTATGCGGCACCGGACTCTTGGTGTGGAGCTGAAATGTACCGTTGCTGCCCTTATATACAGACGGGGGATCGCACGCACCGCTGGAAATGGACACGCAAATAGTCCGAAACTTTGGCTATGGTGTAGCACCAATTATTTGCTCTACGGGCTAGCGATGAAAGTGAGAGCCAACATGGGCTATCCCGGTAGAAGGTCAACTATTACTACGGTGAGTTCCTGCCTGCAGAATTAAAGCAGGTTCTTCAGAAACCACTGCCTGAGGCAACAAATTATAGATTTTTTCTTGGGAGATATGGAAAGAACAGAATCGTCGCATCTTTGACCATCAGGATCAGCCCCGGGCCAAATTGTTCAAACAATCAAGGACAAAACCGATCTCTGCGCTTTTGCGGGGCACGCCACCTTGGACGCCTCATAGCGCGATAATAGGCCACATCGTGGAGTTGGGGAATTGTTTCTGGATTCACTGacctttgttttttattgtttctGACTCTTGTACCTCCATATTTGTAGCGGACTTTCTTCTATTTAATATAATAGACAGTTCTACTCTCAGtttcattaaaaatatatatatcttttcctatttttcccGCTAACCTAGGACACAGTAATTCAACATAATCTTGTGATTCTTTCAGAGCACTCGTATATCTATCTGTTCATGGTTGCGTTGTGGAAGCTGTACTAGTTGGCCATACAGTTTTAAAAAGGAACCACTGAAGGTATGTATCTCTGCACCCTGCAGTTGCACGAAGCGCATCGCCACTCGCAGACCACCCTGCTGCAGGGTACATGCATGCTTCGGTGCGGCCTGCTGCAGGGTACATGCATGCTTCGGTGCGGCCGCTGTAGTGCCATTTCCACTTGCAGCACTAGCACCAGCACGTAGCCAGCCGTCGGCCCGTCGCCTGCCGGCTGTACATGTGTGTAGGATATGCAAGGATCATGCATGTACGGCGAGTGCACACATAGtgctaaaaatctaaaaatagataataaatatcaatttatttattaaaatagataatatatcaatgTATTTGCAAATTAGCATTTATATTCGGTACTTCAAACACTGAAAAATCGATTCCGCAACCCGAGTACTGAAAACACCTGTAGAtaccgaatacgacactgtttaCCATATTCGGTATCTCAGGTGCAAAAAACTCCCTATATTCTGAATACAAGCCGACTGCTCACGTCGCATCGGGTCGGTACTTTTGGTGCGTCCAGTCACGTTGTGTCGCATCGTTTCGCTTTTGTCGCTTTTTTTAACCTACACACTGTTATGTTTCGCTATAAAATACGAGCGGGCAAATTTTATAGCACAATTTAGTTTTATCAGGGCACGAGAGAATAAATAATGAAAAGAACTGGATGATTGAGTGAGTGTAAATTTATTTCAACGTAATTTATCGACGTTTcattattcatttaatgtatttgtgtaggTAACTTTTTAGGGAAGTAACattaggaggatacaaaatctaatttgtcaaacaataatagttgtgaagtacCCGGTATAGACgttacatatgctgataaaCTTATATGTGATATGGGGTTTTTCGTCGCTGTGCGAATAgaccataaccataaagagatgacgataacaaacgttggcatgtacgatacgtctaaagactaacttgtcttagaaaataaaaatagaccatgttacaatagatgctctttactgagtgcacctaAGATATTTGTCCTTTCGTAGGGCATGGAGGCCTCCACTTTAGTGCGACAGGCCCTCTTccgctttctttccctctctgttTTACATGCCTCAGCCGCGACGCGCTCCTTggctgccttcctcatacgcCTCTCCTCCTTACGCTTGAGATATAGTTTCTCCTaatgttgctcgtactcccagcaTTCGTATGTTTCCCTCCTTCATCGCATGCTCATGTCAACCCACCGCTTCTAGTGCGCATTTTGCTCTATgtccagccattccatgaagtcacaaataggtgaaggagactagacaaataaaataaaagggtagattagtaagacagtgtatgaaattatatgaaaaatatcacattagtgatatacgtcgctataccagtgggtactcgtacggtccatATAAAAGCTTGTTGTACTGGTAGTTAGCACATATGAAGAAATGTagaccataggtgtaggagatattATGGGACTCGTGAAGCCTATAAGGGTGGCTACAGAAGCACGTCGGCGGTTTGACCttctaggggatgaaaatctcctaatatttcttgggtgtGCTTGGTGGAGATGAggaaaagatattgcagttgagataGCTGAGGAATGGGTGAtttatccatggatgagggtggggttatttatggtggctgggggtTTGGTGTATGGACTCAGTGCATGGGCTTAGCTAGGGACTGGAGCATAGGGTTCCtgtgaaagctagaaaagttatGACATTGATGCTTGGCAGAGATTTTCTGTAAAAAcggttgcttggtgtggtcatttcattctgtaaaagttcggcaatgagttattgttgcctctgtaTGGAGGTATAGAATCATATGAAAACATTTCCTGTGAAAGCTATTGATTTTGAGTGGATGCAGAAGTAACATTTGtccctttgatcttaatccaaagtcgaatcctgctttaagcattcatctTAAAGCAAGCACAACCCAAggttgaacggttcatacaatcacactgttgattttagagttgcaattaatgttagtcctCGAGGTGCTGGTGATATATTAGCGTGTCTAAAGCTTGAGTTCACATATACATTTTATATATTGGAAAGAATTGTGCttggatagtacgttaatataataaacttaccatcaATTTATTAGACAAATAGTTCACAAATAGtttgtaaacaaaataaataatcaTACCTACTATTTGCATAGTTTATAGTGCATAtatgttgaatacctagatcatatCAAGATGATAGAGGAAAGTGACTACGCAAATTAGCAGAAAAATATTAGTTGTACCAGTCAATGCTATCAAGGTAAGATGGTTGTTGTCTCTGATGTGGTAATGAAAAGTTATAAGGATAGCTACCATCAAATCCACCATTattttcagggtcatcaatTTCCTTCAGAGATGGAGCCCTCGAAGGGAGGGGTTGTTGTGGtatgaaatcgtcgtcatcttgagctatcatggTAGTAGCACGTCCTATTTTCTTGTCAGTTGTACGTCATCGCAATGTGGTGTATGAACATCCTCTTGTAGTGATCATTGAACCTTCTCTTGTATTGTTACTAGAACGTCGAGGCATTtggggcatgaaatcatcattctTATCATTCTCGTCATTTTCTGGATAAGTAGTAGAGAGCGCCTCTATACCCTTAGGTTCACTGACCGTCGTCATCTTTTACGTGAACTAGGTATGACACCCCCGccaaagagcatatacatcaccaagaagtttgtgatgtctttgttgatcaactatGTGTCTTCCAAGAACGCCTAACGTaaaagaggagcattcaaatcaatagaaaaaagataagtatgATGAACACATAGGAAATTACAAACCTGAATTTTAGATGCATACTAGTCGAGCAACATCACTATcattctttgcctcctagataaacctagaacagaaggatggtcggccagatcgcacaccctgagatacGTTTGACGCTGCTCGTGCAAAAGagccctaaggtcctcggtggttaTATGTTGGAGCAAAGCGGTTAATGCAGAAcagagtccctggattcgtcatgataatcttctgcagtagcctCAGAGCATAATTGTAAGACTTCTTgaagcttccaaacaacatctttaACGTATTCTGCTTGGCTCGTCACACGGTGTGATAATTGATCAGTATatcgtcttagtctgcacctcctctaTAATAAATTTTAGCGATAAACAAATGATCGTGCCAACaagagtgatgaggagttgggctatgaacctcgcatcaatggCATGGCTCATATTTCTAATAGCCTCTTTATTGTATATATGTGAGGTGTGTCTATTGATCACAAAATGGTTTTCCTATTTTGGCATATGTGCTCGTAAgaagtaaggacaatttggATACTTGATATATCTGACCTCATACttcgtagggttagaccggatGTACTTATGGCCCCTTCTTattacaacatagttgctaataaagtggatgacctccctctgttacgaaactgttgtCCCATCTGATGTCGCTATTCTGAtatccctagttagataagACGTTATACTAAACG includes:
- the LOC133929892 gene encoding uncharacterized protein LOC133929892, with protein sequence MPKPKLIHTVILVILLLLNSANSGQTATTGDNYEVSTSKGVEGHISRRYLTELQDYDYGGSNSKHDPRRKPGGGH